In Tursiops truncatus isolate mTurTru1 chromosome 19, mTurTru1.mat.Y, whole genome shotgun sequence, a genomic segment contains:
- the ZNF470 gene encoding zinc finger protein 470 isoform X3, with amino-acid sequence MLENYRNLASLGLCISKPDVISLLEQDKEPWMLKGEITRGLPPDLEYVWMRKELSPNQDIYEEKLSQAMIMERLTGCDLKCSTLGENWKREDLFERELVSQKTHFRQETVSHIGTLIEKGDHCNKSGTVFHLNTLSYIKQVFPIEERIYNFDTDKKSLKAHSFVKKHKQVYGEKKLWKCNDCEKTFSKISTLTLHQRIHTGEKPYECIECGKAFSQSAHLAQHQRIHTGEKPFKCTECGKAFSQNAHLIQHQRVHTGEKPYQCKQCHKAFSQLAHLAQHQRVHTGEKPYECIECGKAFSDCSSLAHHRRIHSGKRPYECIDCGKAFRQNASLIRHRRYCHTGEKPFDCIDCGKAFTDHIGLIQHKRIHTGERPYKCNVCGKAFSHGSSLTVHQRIHTGEKPYECNICEKAFSHRGSLTLHQRVHTGEKPYECKECGKAFRQNTHLAHHQRIHTGEKPYKCKECSKAFSQNAHLAQHQKVHTGEKPYECKVCGKAFSQIAHLIQHQRVHTGEKPYECIECGKAFSDGSYLVQHQRLHSGKRPYACLECGKAFRQRATLICHQRCHTGEKPYECNVCGKAFSHRKSLTLHQRIHTGEKPYECKECSKAFNQIAHLTLHRRIHTGERPYECKECGKAFRQSVHLAHHQRIHTGESSSIIPSSSPAYYQVL; translated from the coding sequence ACTTGGAGTATGTATGGATGAGAAAGGAATTATCTCCAAACCAGGACATCTATGAGGAAAAATTGTCCCAGGCAATGATAATGGAGAGACTTACAGGCTGTGACCTCAAATGTTCCACATTAGGGGAAAACTGGAAACGTGAAGACCTGTTTGAGAGGGAGCTGGTAAGTCAGAAGACACATTTTAGGCAAGAGACAGTCAGTCATATAGGTACCCTTATTGAGAAAGGAGACCACTGTAACAAATCTGGGACAGTTTTTCATCTGAATACATTATCTTATATAAAACAGGTATTTCCTATTGAAGAGAGAATATATAATTTTGACACAGATAAGAAAAGCTTAAAAGCACATTCCTTTGTGAAAAAACACAAGCAAGTCTATGGAGAAAAGAAACTTTGGAAATGTAATGACTGTGAGAAAACTTTCAGCAAAATCTCAACTCTTACTCTTCATcaaagaattcatactggagagaaaccctatgaatgtatcgaatgtgggaaggcctttagcCAGAGTGCCCACCTTGCTCAACATCAGAGAATCCACACAGGAGAAAAACCCTTCAAATGTactgaatgtgggaaagccttcagccAGAATGCTCATCTCATTCAACATCAGAgagttcatactggagagaaaccttatcaATGTAAGCAGTGTCATAAAGCCTTCAGCCAGCTTGCACATCTTGCTCAACACCAGAGggttcatactggagagaaaccctatgaatgtatcGAATGTGGGAAAGCTTTTAGTGATTGTTCATCTCTAGCTCATCATCGAAGGATTCACTCTGGGAAAAGACCCTATGAATGCATTGACTGTGGGAAAGCTTTCAGGCAGAATGCTTCTCTTATACGTCATCGGAGGTATtgtcacactggagagaaaccctttgATTGTATTGATTGTGGGAAGGCTTTCACTGATCATATAGGACTTATTCAGCAtaagagaattcatactggagagagaCCTTACAAATGTAACGTGTGTGGGAAGGCTTTTAGCCATGGCTCATCCCTGACTGtccatcagagaattcacacaggagagaaaccctatgaatgtaatatCTGCGAGAAAGCCTTTAGCCATCGTGGCTCACTCACTCTTCATCAAAgagttcatactggagagaaaccctacgaatgtaaggaatgtgggaaagcttttCGGCAGAACACTCACCTTGCCcatcatcagagaattcatactggggagaaaccttacaaatgtaagGAGTGCAGCAAAGCCTTCAGCCAGAATGCACACCTGGCACAACATCAGAAAGtacacactggagagaaaccataCGAATGTAAGGTATGCGGGAAGGCCTTCAGTCAAATTGCACACCTTATTCAACACCAGCGAGTTCATACTGGCGAGAAGCCTTATGAATGTAttgaatgtgggaaggcctttagtGATGGCTCCTATCTTGTTCAACATCAGAGACTCCACTCTGGCAAAAGACCGTATGCATGTCTTGAATGTGGGAAGGCATTCAGACAGAGGGCAACCCTGATCTGTCACCAAAGGTGTCATACAGGCGAGAAACCTTACGAATGTAACGtctgtgggaaagcctttagccATCGTAAATCCCTTACTctgcatcagagaattcacacaggagagaaaccgtATGAGTGTAAGGAATGCAGCAAAGCCTTCAACCAGATTGCCCATCTGACGCTGCATaggagaattcatactggagaaaggccctatgaatgtaaagaatgtggaaaagcctttagGCAGAGTGTACACCTTGCTCACCATCAGCGAATTCATACCGGAGAGTCATCCTCAattattccctcctcttcacctGCATACTACCAGGTCCTCTAG